A window of Thermus filiformis genomic DNA:
GAAGACCTGGTTGCAGAGGTAGCTTCCCGCCGAGAGGCTGATCCGGGCGGGAATCCCCGCCTGGCGTAGGCGGGCCAGGGCCTCCTTGAGGGGGAAGCGGGCGGCCAGGGCCAGAGGCCCCCCTTCCACCACCGGCCTTTCCTCCACCTTCCGGCCCCGGTTGTCGGGCTTCTCAAAGTCCAAAAGGTTCAGGGCCACCCGCTCGAGGCTCACCACCGGCCGGCCCTCGGCCAGGCCCAGGTGGAGGACGGCCCGGGGCCCCTCCGCCCAGAGCCGGGCCAGGGCCCGGGGGGCCTCCTCCGCGTCCACGGGCAAAAGGGCGGTCCTCACCCCTTCCAGGTGCTTTAGGACCGCTTCCGAGGGGTTGTGCCTCAGCCCCCCGAAGGCTTCAAATCCGGTCACCAGCACGCCCTGATTATAGCGGGGAAATCTTAGACTCGGTAAAATGAAGGTCATGGAGCTGGGTCTCGTCACGGACACCGCCAGCGACCTCTCCCCCCAGGTGGCGCAGGAGATGGCCATCGGCCTCGTCCCCATCTACGTGAAGTTTGCCGGAGCGCGGTACAAGGACTGGCAGGAGCTGTCCCCCGATGCCCTCTACCAGGCCATGCGGCAAGGGGCGGAGCCGGTGACCGAGCCGCCCTCGGTGGAGGACTTCCTCGAGGTCTACGAGCGCC
This region includes:
- a CDS encoding pyroglutamyl-peptidase I family protein, with translation MTFILPSLRFPRYNQGVLVTGFEAFGGLRHNPSEAVLKHLEGVRTALLPVDAEEAPRALARLWAEGPRAVLHLGLAEGRPVVSLERVALNLLDFEKPDNRGRKVEERPVVEGGPLALAARFPLKEALARLRQAGIPARISLSAGSYLCNQVFYLSLYHLPPEVPVAFVHLPPDETLALEKGGAYVPLAEQVRAVRVLLEML